Part of the Halalkalibacter krulwichiae genome is shown below.
GAAGAAGGTGAAACGAAATGTTATATTTTACGAAAATTTCCACTGTGCTTTCATATTTTTTACCGTTTGTAACGAAGAATAAAAAGGATGATTCTTGGGTTCCCTCTCTAGTTCCAACTTTAACAGGCAGAGTAACAAAGGTTGAGGAACAGTGGTTACTAATTGACCATACTGTATATATTGATATAAAGGAGGCGAAGATGTTCGATCAGGAGCATGTTTCCTTAAAATTAACAGATATTGAAGAAGGAGATGTTGTTCACATTTGGACAATTGAACGTAATTTAATTCAAACAACTCCAGCGCTTGGTACAGCAAGCTATGTTGAACTCCAGGAAAAAGAAATGTGATAAAACGACCTATAAATTCATTTATTAATAGTTGATGTGTCAAAAAGATATTTGGCACATCTTTTCTTTTTTTTTTGCTAGTTTCCAAAAAAAGGTTTTATCCTTCGTGAATACATGTTATAGTGTGTATATAGATATATACACTATAACAGTTGGAGGGGAAAGAATGGATTTACTTAATGTCATTTGGGCGTATGTGCTTGTATTTATTTTATCAGCTATTCCTTTTTTTGAAGCATTAGTCGTGGTTCCACTAGCGATTCTTGGTGGATTACATCCACTACTAGTTACTGTAATTGCAGTCATTGGAAATTTATTAACCGTTTATTTAGTGATTGTATTTATTGAAAAAATTAAAAGTTGGCGTAAAAAGAAAAAGAAAGATGAAGATCAAAAAGAAAGTAAGAGATCAAGAAGAGCACAAGTGATTTGGAAAAAGTACGGATTACCAGGTTTAGCATTAATTGGACCATTTTTTGTTGGAAGTCATTTAACGGCGTTAATGAGCATTACGTTAGGAGGCACGAAAAAAGGAGTTGCTTATTGGATGACGATAAGTTTAGTTGCTTGGTGTATAGGATTGGCTATTTTAGCTTATCTAGGTTTTGATTTACTTGGCTCGGGAGATCGAGGGTTTATCATAGAAATTTTCAATCGTTAAAGGAGAAAGAGTATGTGGATGCAAACATGGTGGTTAGTCAAAAAAGAAATGATTAATAAAGCAGGTAGTATATTCTTAACAGCTTTATTCGTTATGTTAGTAGGAGTTATCACAGCAACGATGTTGGGTCAATTCATAGAAGGGCAAAGATCTAATCAATTTTTGTTAGATTTGATTTTTATCGGGATAACTCCTTCATTTGCAGCTTTAGTTATGTCTGGTCCCTATTTAACGTTTCAAACGATTAAGACTGATCCTTTTACAAAGGTAATGGGTTTTTATCGGTCGTTGGCTATCCCATTTCGTGTTCTTGTATTAAGTAGGACTGTCTTTATGTTGTTTACTTTAGTTGCCATGTCAGCTGTATATTATCTGACTATCTTTTTAAGGCTACAAGTATCGTTTATAGCATTATTTGAAGTTAGTAATTACCTGATGTTTGCACTTTTTTGGTTTGGTTACGCATTAGCCTTAGGGGGGATTAATTCCTTTATTGAATATGGAACGAGTGGCAAAATGCTGTATATCTTTAGTTTTGTTATGACAATAAGTGTAGTAGCGTTTGTATTGTTGTTTTCATTAACTTTTCATGTTGGTTTCGTTGAGCTCAGTATTCGGTTACTTGAACAATATCAATGGTATGCTGTATGTTTATCTTTAGTCCTTGGATGTTTAGGTTTTACCTTATGGTATAAACTCTTATATATCAGGTTAGGGACACGAGATTATGTGTAGGGAGAGGAATAAATGAAGCTGCCAATTCGTGTTTCAGAAGAAAGCAGAGAACCTATTTATCACCAAATTGAATCGCAAATTAAAGCACTTATCGTAGGCGGGCAGCTTTCACCAGGAACTTCACTTCCTTCTATTCGAGCTCTAGCAACAGAATTAGGGTGTAGTGTCATTACGACAAGAAGAGCATATCAAAACCTTGAAATAAAAGGGTTTATTAAGACTGCTCAAGGAAAAGGAACATTTGTTAGAGAAGTAGAAGATACTGTCCAAAAGGAAACTAAGCATAAAGCTGCATATGATGCTTTTAGAAAAGCGATCTCACAAGCAGAACAACTAGGTTGTTCAAGAGAGGAAATGCAAATGATCTTTCAGCAACTAATGAAGGAGGGGAAATAATGGTTTCTGTTTTAACATTGAAGGAAGTAGTCAAAACCTATCCTAGGTTTACGCTCGGACCGTTAAACCTAAACATTGAACAAGGAACAGCAGTAGCTGTTATTGGACCTAATGGTTCAGGTAAGAGTACTTTGTTTAAGTTAATCATGAATATCATAAAAGCTACTGATGGAAAAGTTGAGCTATTTGGTCAAGTAGTTTCGACTGAAGATAGTATATTAAAACAGCAGGTTGGTTATGTAGGTGATCGTCTCACACCTTTTGGGGATTTGAACGTAAAGAAGTTAGCAGCATTCATTTCCTATTGGTACCCCAATTGGGATCAGAAGAAATATGAGCATTTGGTCAACAGATATGAAATAGATGAACAAGAAATATTTCAAAAATGTTCGAAAGGAACTCAGAAGAAGATCGAGTTTATTTTTGCGTTAGCCCATAATCCAAAACTCCTTTTATTGGATGAACCATCAGCAGGAGTGGATCTTCTTTCACAACGGAAAATGAAAGAAGATTTAACTAACTATATGGAAAGCGGATTTAACTCAATTATGATGTCTAGTCATACTTTAGATGAAATAAAGCATCTCTGTGATTATTTATGTATGATGGATAATGGTAAAGTCCTTGATGTACTAGAAAAGGATGTTATACAAGATAATTGGGCTAAATTGTGGGTAGATCATTTACCTGAGGCGCTATTAAATGAATCTTGGATACTGAAAATTGAAAATGAACCGCTTCAAATTATATCGAATAACCGAGAAGAAGCAGAACAAGTTTTGGCGGAAAATAATGTAACTATTCAGCACATGCAAAAATTAAATATTGACGAAGCCATTGAGTACTTATTATATAGATCCCGAGAAAAATCAAGTAATTAAGTTAAAAAACTTTTCGTTTTTGATTAAGGATGAAAGGGAGATAAAGGAATAAAAATATGAAAAACACTAGAAATTCTAGTGAAATAATATACCAAGGGTAAGGTCCTAAATAGTCAAGAATACTTGGATTTGTAGGCTTGCGCGCAAGAAACATGTAGTTTGTCCCCGTATATATATTAACAATAAAAGCTAGAATGGCAAGAACATTTAACAAAGCGAATGATTTTATTAATGACCTAAAAGTTACTCTGAATTGCATAACCCAGACCATATACAAAATTGAGAAAATGATCGCTATATGTGCGACAAAGAAATGAATAAAACGAAAATGGGGAAATGTATAAAAAAGATCAGGCGTTAGAATTGCTTGTATAGCGCCACCTAGGCCAAAGAAATAAACAAACTCAAAAAGTAAAAAGTTTTTTGTCGCTAACATGAAAATACAAAGGTACAAACTTATTGTACATAACTGTAAAGGCAAGTTATAGCGAATGTCCCATTGGCCGACAGCAATACTCCAAGCTACAATACTAATTTCAGAAATCACTAACAGTACTATGAACAGCAGGTGACTATATTTCCTCACAAAATAGTGATTTCTGAGATGATAAAAAAGAGTCGTAACCAAAACAAATGAACTTATTGTATAAATGTGCACAGGTGATAAGAAAAAGTTTTTGTCCACGTGCGTTGTCATATCAAAAATGGAATCCATCATTACACCTTCTTCGTAACAGACTCTAAATGACGAAAACGGGAGCGTTTATACTTTTTATAGTGAAGTTTTATTTCTTTTTCGGATAATGAATTTTTTTCTAAATCAAATCGATCAAGAAATTTAATGAAAAGAGCAGCGGTATTAATCGCATCATCAATTCCTCTATGAGATTTACCTGTGAGTTCAATTCCGGCAATATTCAAAGCATTTTTTAAACCGATCTGATTATTAATATCTTCTGAAAGCATCTTGCTAATAGGCTTTTGAATGTCATTATAATTAACTAACCAATCTAATGGGATCTTATATTGTACAGATTGATTTATAAAATGGGCCCGATCATCTTTTCCCCAAGAACATAAATAATATTCATCGGTACCTAACCATTTTCGAAATTGTTCAATCCCTATATTAAACGGAACAGCTTTTTTTGTGTCCTCTTCACTCATTTTAATGAATTTTCTCGTACTTTTAGAAATTTGGCCCCTTTTGGGAGTGATATAAACTTGAAATTGATCAGTAATCGATCTTGATTGCAGATCAACTTTACATGCTCCAATTTCAACGATTTCACTTGGCTGCCCTTTTCTAAAGCGTTTCATAAGCTCAAGATCAAAAATTACAGCTATCATTATTGACTCATCCCTTTACAGCAATTATTTTCAGTCTCTAATGGAGCAGGATGTTTCGTAAAATAACTTGTCACCTGCCCCCAAAAAAAGAGTAAGTTAGAACCAAAAAGTACACACAATTAATTTCACGTACTGTAGTACTTTTAATAATGTGGATTACGATTCATAAAGGTTAGGAGCCAGTTCAACAGTAATCCCATGTTCTTCCGGCACAATCGTTCCTTTTTTTAGATGTTGATATATTCGTAATACAGATTCATCTTTACGTTTGGATTCAAACATGATATCCACTTCACGGCTACCGATTAAACGTAGAAAATCAATAAAGTCTTGTTCTAATATAAAATCATGATGGGCTGTATCTGTCTCTGCATTTCTTCCTGAACTTATATGCATTTTTGGGCGTCCAACAGATTCCCATGATTTAAACACTGTGGTTAGAGCTTCAGTTAATTCTAATTCACTAGATGGGTTACAGCGATTATGGTGGTAATCGAATAAAATAGGAATACCTGTCTTTTGGTAAATATCGATTACATCTTTGATATGGAAAGTTTTATCATCGTTTTCAAGGCGTAATTTCGATTTAATGTCTTTTGATAAGGTTTGATAGGTTTCAATAAAACGTTCTTTTGCTTCTTCTTTATTCCCGTAAGCTCCTCCAACATGAATAATCATATCAGTTCCCTTTACTAAGTTTAAAACTTTACTATGATACTCTAAATCCAAAATCGCTTTGCGAACGATTTCAGGGTTAGGGGAATTTAAAATGCTGTATTGACCTGGATGCATTGTGAGTCGCAAACTATATTTGCTTGTTAAAGTTTTGATTTGTTTTGTTATATTTAAAACATCAGGGTCTTGTTCCCATACCCAAGTCATTATTTCATGTGTAGCAAAAGGAACTAAGTCACTACTTATTCGATAGAAATAAATGCCCTGTTCAATATTCCAGCTAATGTTTTTTAGAACTTCATTAAAGTTATGTATCGTAAGTTCTTTAACTTTATTTAAGCCTTCATTTTCTACCGTTTTTAATCGACATGTTTTAAATTTTGAAGGAAGTGTTAAGTTAATACATGCATATCCAATCTTCATCAAAATGCCTCCAACTTGTCTTAGTGATCATGATGTTAGTATGCCACAGGAAAGGGCAATAATGAATAACAACATTTCGGTCTGTTGATTTTTTGTCGTCATACCATTTATAGGTGAAATGATAACCTGCTTAAAGAGTGTTAGAATAGCTATTAGTAAAAGGGGGGCGGAAGTTGAGAAAGGTAATAATGAACATTCCACTTTTTAAACATTTAACAAACCAAGAAATCGATGAACTTTTATTGATAACTCATGAAAGACGATATAAAAAGAGAATGGTTATCTTCATGGAAGGGGAACAACGAGAAGCTGTCTATTTTATTAAGTATGGAAGTGTAAAGGCTTATAAAATAGATGAAGAAGGAAATAAGCAAGTAATTTCTTTATTGAAGGAAGGTGATATGTTTCCGCATGTTGGCTTTTTTGATCAATCGCCCTATCCTGCAACTGCTGAAGTCGTTAGTGATACGGAGCTATTAGTGATAAGGATTAAAGATTTTGAACAGTTATTACTTAAACGGCCACAAATGTCTATTAAGGTTATGACTGTGATGGGACAAAAAATAATCGATTTACAAAATCGAATTCAAGACTTCATCTCAAAAGATGTACAGCAACGCTTTATACAAGTAATTATCAAAATGGCAAGCGAACATGGAAAAAAACACGAAAAAGGCATTTATTTGGAGGTACCTTTAACAAATCAAGACTTTGCTAATATGGTGGGTACTACAAGAGAAACAGTGAACCGAATGTTGACACAATTAAGAAAGAGAAAAGTTATTCACTTAGAACGAGATGGAATCTTAATATACAATATAAATGACCTATCATAAAACCCATGCTGACTTAAAGATTTCGACTTTAAATTAGCATGGGTTTGTTTATCTTTTTCGTTTGTTATTCGTTACTAGCCTCTTGCTCTAATCTTGGAAATAGGATGTTATTCTCAAGATGGATATGCTCAAATAAGTCAGCTTCTAATTCTTGCAACTTTAAGTACATTAGTGTATAGGTTGTGCAAGCTCCTTCTGGTAGGCTATAGTCATTTGTAATTTGACGTAATTCTTTTAATAATGTCCCTGCTGATTCGTGTTCATCTTCTAATTCAGAGATGGTTTTCAAGGTGGCATTTAGTTTTGTTTGAGCCCTGCTACTTTCGTAATCAATAATGTTTGGGAACACCCTTTCTTCTTCTTCAATTAGGTGATGTTCTAGTTCAAGCTTTAATTGATGAAAGAGGTGATAAACGTCTTTCAATTCTTTTCTTTTTTTACCATGGACTCGATATACTTTAGTAACGAACTTTGCAAGTTCAGGTAATGTTTCATTTAGATAAACATGATGTGTTGTTATTATATAATTGATAAGGGTCGGATAGCTTGCTTCTCTCCAATTAATAGACTCATTGCTTGAGTAGGCTTCAGAATAGAGAGAGTTCAGTTTATTTAATACTTCTTCTTCATTTAGATGTCGATCTTTTATAGCCTCTGAAATTGGTTGGTTTCCTCCGCAACAAAAGTCAATTTTGTATTCCTTAAGCACCTGACTCGCTTTAGGAAATTTTGTTACTATATCACCCGTTTTTGTTGTTCTGAAAAATACTTGTTCCATTTGATAACCTCCTCGTATTTTATTACAAATTAACTCTAACTTTTTCTGTCTTAACAAAAGGTGATACAGCTCACATAAAAAGTGACAATCTCGTGAATGGAGTTATTGCCAATTTTATTGTGATAGACTTCACTCCTTTTTTCTTTAATTACCATTATCATGTCTTTAGAAAGAGAAAGGAGTGGTTATCTGTGATCCAGCAATATCATCAAAATCCTTTTATTGTTATTTGGGAAGTAACAAGAGCGTGTGCGTTAAAATGTCTTCATTGTCGTGCTGAAGCACAACATTTACGGGATTCTAGAGAATTGACTTTACAAGAAGGGAAAGCGTTAATTGATCAAATCTATCAAATGAATAATCCATTACTTGTTCTTACCGGAGGAGATCCATTAGTTAGAGAGGACCTTTTTGAATTAATCGAACACGCAGTTAAACGAGGAGTCCGAATCTCTATGACACCGAGCGCTACTCCTCGAGTTACAAAAAAAGTGATGGAAAAAGCTAAAGTAGCTGGGTTATCTCGATGGGCGTTTAGTCTAGATGGCCATAATAGAGATATTCATGATCATTTTAGAGGAACAAAAGGGTCATTTGATTTAACAATGAAAGCCATCCGACATTTAAAAGAATTGAAGATGCCATTACAGATTAATACGGTTGTTTCGAAATTTAATGTTAAACATATGAGGGAAATAGCTGAATTAGTAAGTGAGTTAGAGGCAGTACTGTGGAGTGTATTCTTTCTTGTACCTACAGGAAGAGGTAAAAACCTTCAGCCTATTACCCCAGATCAACACGAGGAAGTGATGAATTGGTTAGTTGACTTGAAGAAAACAGCATCTTTTGATATTAAAACAACTGAAGCACCGTTCTTTCGAAGAGTCTTGATTCAAAGACAAGGAGAAAATAGTAACTATAAAATGAACTCAAGCCATTTAGATCGCGATTGCTTAGGTCGAGCTCAAAATGTTAATGATGGTAATGGCTTTTTGTTTATTTCACACATTGGTGATGTTTTTCCTAGTGGCTTCTTACCAATTAATTGCGGTAATATACGTATAAATGACCTTGCAACTATTTACCGGGAGCATCCTGTGTTTACTTCGCTAAGAAATCCATCACTTTATAAGGGAAAATGCGGAACGTGTGAATATAAATTTATTTGTGGTGGTTCTCGTGCTAGGGCTTTTGCAGTAACAGGTGATTATTTAGAAAGTGAACCGTATTGTAACTATATACCAAGAGCTGTGCAGTTTGGAAAGGTTGAAAAGGCTGACTAAGGAAAAGCGCGATTCCTAGTCAGCCTTATGAATTACATCAGAACAAGATAGAGAACAAAAAATATACAACCATTTACAATTTCAATTATACCAATTTTCATTGGTTGTAATTGTTTCTTTCTTGAAGTTAACCAATCTTTTAATGCACTAGGCAAATAGGCAAACGTAAAAAGGGGAATGCAGAGCAGCGTTGGAACTAGTAATAAAAGTAGATGGAATAAATGAGATTTTTTCTTGAATTGTATGTTTTTACGTTCACGAATTAATGACTTTACATAGAACGCACTTGCTGTAAAATAAAAAGCTACGAGTATCAATAATAGAATGACTTCTATTGTATAGGGTGCAACGATTGCATAAGACGCAACTCCTCCAAGTGTAAATGTTATGATTCCGCTAAGGTTGTTCCATAAGCTTCTTTCATTCTTTTTATTAATGAAATAAATATTAACTAAAAGAAGAGGAAAAAGGCATAATCCAAGCCAAAGTAAAAACGGATAAATCCAAATGATCGGTATTAGAAATATACAAGCAACAACTGCATACAAAATTAGCCATCGGAACATTTCTTGATTACGTTTTTTATTGCGGTAAATAGTTAACAGTGGTGTAGAAGCTAAATAGAGAAAAAACCAACCGACAAATAACGGGATGTGGACGAGGCTAGGTGTTGAAGTAATGACTCCAAGTAAGAAAGGTAAGAAAAACATCATCCACGTACCGTGTTCTTTTGGTAAAACCATTAAAATTCCTCCTTGCTGTATAAAAGCCTTTATCAATGTTTTCAATTTAACGAATTAGATCATTTATGACTGTAATAAAGATCACACTGTACTCTTTAAACTAAGCTTCAGTTAGTAATCATGTTTAGGAAAAAGAAGGGAATTCAGTGGAAAAGAAAGAAGTAAGTGGTCAATATTTTATTTTAAGGAGTTGTAGTATATTGAATCATTATCGAGCCTTGGTATTTGATTTAGCTAAAGATCAGAGCGTTATAAGCATACAAGAAAGAACGAAAAGAGACCTTGCCGAGGGTGAGGTTACAATTAAGGTTTCTTATTCAAGCGTGAACTATAAAGATGGTTTAGCAACCATTCCTAAGAAAATTATTCAATCTTATCCCTTAGTGCCGGGCATTGACTTAGCGGGTACGGTTATTGAATCGCGTGATGAACGCTTTTCAAAAGGAGACGAAGTGATTGCCACAAGTTATGATATAGGGGTATCACATGATGGAGGTTTTAGTGAATTAGCAATTGTCCCAGCCAATTGGGTTGTGTCTTTACCAAACGGGTTAACGTTAAAAGAAGCTATGATTCTTGGGACTGCAGGCTTGACAGCAGCTTTATCGATCCAACGCTTGGAGGAAAATGGCCTGTCACCCGAACAAGGATCGGTGTTGGTGACAGGTGCAACAGGTGGAGTTGGTAGTTTAGCTGTAAACATGTTAGCTCAAAGAGGGTATAAAGTAACAGCAAGTACGGGAAAAGAAACGGAGCATGATTACTTAAGAGAACTAGGGGCTACTGACGTAATTCACCGTGATCTATTTCTTAGTGAAGAGAAAAGAGTATTAAGAAAAGAACTATATGCAGCAGCGGTGGACCCAGTTGGCGGGAGGACGTTAGAGCATATATTAACTCTAATTAAATATGGTGGTTCGATTGCTAATAGTGGTTTAACTGGAGGAACAAAGGTAGAAACAAGTGTTTTTCCATTTATATTAAGGGAGTAAATTGGCTAGGAATAGATTCTGTATATTGCCCAATGCCACTAAGAGAAAAAGTATGGGCAAGGTTGGCAACTGATTTAAAACCAACACATCTTCATTCTGACATTGTAAACGAAATTACATTAGACGAATTACCAGTGACTCTTCAAACCATTTTAAACGGGGATGCTCGAGGAAGAACTATTGTGAGATTATAGTCCACTCTTATAAATAGAATGGTATAATTCAGAGAAAATGGAAGATCTATGTTGAAGTTATATTCTAAGTATGTTACAAATAGAAGTATATTTATACACAATTTAAAATGTTTTCGCTGCTAGGGGTGCAAAATTTGCTGAGAGAGACAGTAGTCTTAACCCTTAAAACCTGATCTAGTTCGTACTAGCGTAGGGAAGAAGTGTAAAAATCTATTATTCAATTTGTCTAATGTTTTTAGTCTTATTGATAGTAAAGCCACTTCTTTAATCTTGGAAGTGGTTTTTATTTTTTCTGAAAAAGGAGGGGATGAAATTGAGTGCAAAGATTGAGGCAATTATTGACCAAGTTGAGGAACGCCAAGAAGAGTTAATCAATCTATTAAAAACGTTAATTTCATTTGAAACCCCAGCTCCGCCTGCGAGGAATACGAAAGAAGCTCAAGAGTACGTAGCTAGCTTACTAGAAGAGATGGGCTTTGATATTGATATGTGGGATGTGTATCCGAATGATCCGAATATTATCGGAACATTAAAAGGTAATCAATCTAATGAGTATAATAGTCTGATTATTAACGGTCATATCGATGTTGCTGAGGTAAATGAAGATGAAGAGTGGGAAACAAATCCATTTAATGCTGTAGTTCGAGATGGAGTAGTCATTGGCAGAGGTGCCGCTGATATGAAAGGTGGACTAGCAGGCGCTCTTTTTGCGATTCAGTTACTTCGCGAAGCAGGGATAGAATTGCCAGGTGATCTTATTTTTCAATCAGTCATTGGTGAAGAAGTAGGGGAAGCTGGGACACTTCAATGCTGCAAAAGAGGAAGTACGGCTGATTTTGCTATAGTTGTTGATACAAGTGAGTTACATATTCAAGGTCAGGGCGGAGTTATCACTGGGTGGATCACAATAAAAAGTAACCAAACTTATCATGATGCTACTAGGAGGAATATGATTCATGCTGGTGGTAACTTATTTGCAGCAAGCGCGATTGAAAAAATGACAAAAGTCATTGATGGTTTACAAGAACTTGAACGTCATTGGGCGATTACCAAAAGTTATCCTGGAGTTCCTCCTGGAGCAAACACGATCAATCCTGCTGTCATTGAA
Proteins encoded:
- a CDS encoding small multi-drug export protein; translated protein: MDLLNVIWAYVLVFILSAIPFFEALVVVPLAILGGLHPLLVTVIAVIGNLLTVYLVIVFIEKIKSWRKKKKKDEDQKESKRSRRAQVIWKKYGLPGLALIGPFFVGSHLTALMSITLGGTKKGVAYWMTISLVAWCIGLAILAYLGFDLLGSGDRGFIIEIFNR
- a CDS encoding GntR family transcriptional regulator, with product MKLPIRVSEESREPIYHQIESQIKALIVGGQLSPGTSLPSIRALATELGCSVITTRRAYQNLEIKGFIKTAQGKGTFVREVEDTVQKETKHKAAYDAFRKAISQAEQLGCSREEMQMIFQQLMKEGK
- a CDS encoding ATP-binding cassette domain-containing protein, with product MVSVLTLKEVVKTYPRFTLGPLNLNIEQGTAVAVIGPNGSGKSTLFKLIMNIIKATDGKVELFGQVVSTEDSILKQQVGYVGDRLTPFGDLNVKKLAAFISYWYPNWDQKKYEHLVNRYEIDEQEIFQKCSKGTQKKIEFIFALAHNPKLLLLDEPSAGVDLLSQRKMKEDLTNYMESGFNSIMMSSHTLDEIKHLCDYLCMMDNGKVLDVLEKDVIQDNWAKLWVDHLPEALLNESWILKIENEPLQIISNNREEAEQVLAENNVTIQHMQKLNIDEAIEYLLYRSREKSSN
- a CDS encoding YwaF family protein is translated as MMDSIFDMTTHVDKNFFLSPVHIYTISSFVLVTTLFYHLRNHYFVRKYSHLLFIVLLVISEISIVAWSIAVGQWDIRYNLPLQLCTISLYLCIFMLATKNFLLFEFVYFFGLGGAIQAILTPDLFYTFPHFRFIHFFVAHIAIIFSILYMVWVMQFRVTFRSLIKSFALLNVLAILAFIVNIYTGTNYMFLARKPTNPSILDYLGPYPWYIISLEFLVFFIFLFLYLPFILNQKRKVF
- a CDS encoding 3'-5' exonuclease, which codes for MIAVIFDLELMKRFRKGQPSEIVEIGACKVDLQSRSITDQFQVYITPKRGQISKSTRKFIKMSEEDTKKAVPFNIGIEQFRKWLGTDEYYLCSWGKDDRAHFINQSVQYKIPLDWLVNYNDIQKPISKMLSEDINNQIGLKNALNIAGIELTGKSHRGIDDAINTAALFIKFLDRFDLEKNSLSEKEIKLHYKKYKRSRFRHLESVTKKV
- the uvsE gene encoding UV DNA damage repair endonuclease UvsE: MKIGYACINLTLPSKFKTCRLKTVENEGLNKVKELTIHNFNEVLKNISWNIEQGIYFYRISSDLVPFATHEIMTWVWEQDPDVLNITKQIKTLTSKYSLRLTMHPGQYSILNSPNPEIVRKAILDLEYHSKVLNLVKGTDMIIHVGGAYGNKEEAKERFIETYQTLSKDIKSKLRLENDDKTFHIKDVIDIYQKTGIPILFDYHHNRCNPSSELELTEALTTVFKSWESVGRPKMHISSGRNAETDTAHHDFILEQDFIDFLRLIGSREVDIMFESKRKDESVLRIYQHLKKGTIVPEEHGITVELAPNLYES
- a CDS encoding Crp/Fnr family transcriptional regulator yields the protein MRKVIMNIPLFKHLTNQEIDELLLITHERRYKKRMVIFMEGEQREAVYFIKYGSVKAYKIDEEGNKQVISLLKEGDMFPHVGFFDQSPYPATAEVVSDTELLVIRIKDFEQLLLKRPQMSIKVMTVMGQKIIDLQNRIQDFISKDVQQRFIQVIIKMASEHGKKHEKGIYLEVPLTNQDFANMVGTTRETVNRMLTQLRKRKVIHLERDGILIYNINDLS
- the ric gene encoding iron-sulfur cluster repair di-iron protein; amino-acid sequence: MEQVFFRTTKTGDIVTKFPKASQVLKEYKIDFCCGGNQPISEAIKDRHLNEEEVLNKLNSLYSEAYSSNESINWREASYPTLINYIITTHHVYLNETLPELAKFVTKVYRVHGKKRKELKDVYHLFHQLKLELEHHLIEEEERVFPNIIDYESSRAQTKLNATLKTISELEDEHESAGTLLKELRQITNDYSLPEGACTTYTLMYLKLQELEADLFEHIHLENNILFPRLEQEASNE
- a CDS encoding TIGR04053 family radical SAM/SPASM domain-containing protein; this encodes MIQQYHQNPFIVIWEVTRACALKCLHCRAEAQHLRDSRELTLQEGKALIDQIYQMNNPLLVLTGGDPLVREDLFELIEHAVKRGVRISMTPSATPRVTKKVMEKAKVAGLSRWAFSLDGHNRDIHDHFRGTKGSFDLTMKAIRHLKELKMPLQINTVVSKFNVKHMREIAELVSELEAVLWSVFFLVPTGRGKNLQPITPDQHEEVMNWLVDLKKTASFDIKTTEAPFFRRVLIQRQGENSNYKMNSSHLDRDCLGRAQNVNDGNGFLFISHIGDVFPSGFLPINCGNIRINDLATIYREHPVFTSLRNPSLYKGKCGTCEYKFICGGSRARAFAVTGDYLESEPYCNYIPRAVQFGKVEKAD
- a CDS encoding YwiC-like family protein gives rise to the protein MVLPKEHGTWMMFFLPFLLGVITSTPSLVHIPLFVGWFFLYLASTPLLTIYRNKKRNQEMFRWLILYAVVACIFLIPIIWIYPFLLWLGLCLFPLLLVNIYFINKKNERSLWNNLSGIITFTLGGVASYAIVAPYTIEVILLLILVAFYFTASAFYVKSLIRERKNIQFKKKSHLFHLLLLLVPTLLCIPLFTFAYLPSALKDWLTSRKKQLQPMKIGIIEIVNGCIFFVLYLVLM